A single region of the Solwaraspora sp. WMMD406 genome encodes:
- the mca gene encoding mycothiol conjugate amidase Mca — MVEQLRLMAVHAHPDDESSKGAATMARYVAEGAQVLVVTCTGGERGSVLNPKLDRPDVWENIAEIRRAEMDAARAILGVEQAWLGFVDSGLPEGDPLPPLPAGCFALEEVDVAAGPLVRLMREFRPHVVTTYDEDGGYPHPDHIMCNRVSLAAFDAAGDPARYPELGQPWQPLKLYYCMGFTKARILALHEGMLAAGRESPYQEWLERWDDRPDKGDRITTRVECAEYFPVRDDALRAHATQVDPDGFWFQVPMEVQRQAWPTEDYELVRTYVDSPVPESDLFAGVRERLERS; from the coding sequence GTGGTAGAGCAACTGCGTCTGATGGCGGTGCACGCGCACCCTGACGACGAGTCGAGCAAGGGCGCGGCCACGATGGCCCGGTACGTCGCCGAGGGAGCCCAAGTGCTGGTCGTCACCTGCACGGGCGGTGAACGGGGCAGCGTGTTGAACCCCAAGCTGGACCGGCCGGACGTCTGGGAGAACATCGCGGAGATCCGCCGGGCCGAGATGGACGCCGCGCGGGCGATTCTCGGCGTGGAGCAGGCGTGGCTGGGGTTCGTCGATTCCGGCCTGCCCGAGGGCGATCCGTTGCCGCCGTTGCCGGCCGGCTGTTTCGCGTTGGAGGAGGTGGACGTGGCCGCCGGACCACTGGTCCGGTTGATGCGGGAGTTCCGCCCGCACGTGGTCACCACGTACGACGAGGACGGCGGCTACCCGCATCCGGACCACATCATGTGCAACCGGGTCAGCCTGGCGGCCTTTGACGCGGCCGGTGATCCGGCCCGCTATCCCGAGCTCGGGCAGCCGTGGCAGCCGTTGAAGCTGTACTACTGCATGGGCTTCACCAAGGCCCGGATCCTCGCGCTGCACGAGGGCATGCTCGCCGCCGGTCGCGAATCGCCGTACCAGGAGTGGTTGGAGCGCTGGGATGACCGGCCGGACAAGGGTGATCGGATCACCACCCGGGTCGAGTGCGCGGAGTACTTCCCGGTCCGCGACGACGCGCTGCGGGCGCACGCCACCCAGGTCGATCCGGACGGCTTCTGGTTCCAGGTGCCGATGGAGGTGCAACGGCAGGCCTGGCCTACCGAGGACTACGAACTGGTGCGGACGTACGTCGACAGCCCGGTGCCCGAATCGGACCTTTTCGCCGGAGTACGGGAGCGGCTGGAGCGGTCCTGA
- a CDS encoding GGDEF domain-containing phosphodiesterase yields MTSSPSLPPSAGDDASAALDNSTDRPDPDQGDAVGSTNDSVGPTSGAVRPTSGAAAPAVGRVLASADSAPRPAGPWRLWVFTGAVLVAAIVTVVIGGLTAVEPSGFEGISAEARFAIVALLLGAAQLARLRLRIGAGTVSFTWGEAALIVGLHLIPAGWLPAAAAIGVGIAWTLLSIFSDRRTVAEVARVTGSLTVAVAVASVVTSTVADPYGQRITPVVAVAAIGGALAYLLLTAALATVALTLRHERPFGATLVHALRTKLLMFVGNVLVGLVAVAMIGADPRWLLLLPPALWLLQQTYGQRLRAQDEQRAWQEFAEVTRALNKLDEYAVAQAAVNGGLTLFGAERVEVDVQRVDGRRWRYVGDATGAWHHAEIAEAVEPTPEPGPTAAVTDDDSGYDQILVRPLSVESAEVGQLRVHLPAAVVPGRRDRDALAAFGETLAVALHDAATHRELRRLTAWTAHQSMHDPVTKLLNRPALLAKGDTALHQLGHDHPVALLMLDIKRFNEVNDTLGTAAGDELLQSAADRLTAGLRPGELLGRLGNDEFALLLTSLTASDGEPDTRLSPTGTAMRRAGEIADTLAEPTEVAGVRMSVEGAVGVVVAGAGTADMNELLRRATIAMNQAKEIGGSVAGYDSAKDAASTDQLALLAELRTALDVDDQLELALQPAVDLTTGAPTGVEALIRWRHPRRGRLTPIDFVRAVESSDLLGPFTRYVVDRALSAAAEWAEHGIEVPISVNVSARSLLDPQLPAEIGELLRQHAVPAHRLVLEITETVVMSELEVIDEVLARLREMGVQLAVDDFGTGFSSLAFLTRVTVDELKVDRSFVVRMADSPRDAAIVRHTVYLGREMGLRVVAEGVETAEQRATLAALGCAAAQGYHFFKPMPADKIIAVLRSLLDSAQAQIYPLRADGAS; encoded by the coding sequence ATGACGTCGTCGCCGTCGCTGCCGCCGTCGGCTGGAGACGACGCCTCCGCGGCCCTGGACAACTCCACGGACCGCCCGGATCCGGACCAGGGTGACGCTGTCGGGTCGACCAACGACTCTGTCGGACCGACCAGCGGGGCCGTCCGGCCGACCAGCGGGGCCGCCGCTCCGGCAGTCGGCCGAGTCCTGGCCAGTGCCGACAGTGCCCCGCGCCCCGCCGGGCCATGGCGGCTGTGGGTCTTCACCGGCGCGGTCCTGGTGGCCGCGATCGTCACCGTCGTCATCGGAGGGCTCACCGCCGTCGAACCTTCGGGCTTCGAGGGCATCAGCGCCGAAGCCCGGTTCGCGATCGTGGCGCTGTTGCTCGGCGCGGCCCAGCTCGCCCGGCTCCGCCTCCGGATCGGTGCCGGCACGGTCAGCTTCACCTGGGGTGAGGCGGCGTTGATCGTCGGACTTCACCTGATCCCGGCCGGCTGGTTGCCGGCGGCCGCCGCGATCGGCGTCGGGATCGCCTGGACCCTACTGTCGATCTTCTCCGACCGGCGGACCGTCGCGGAGGTCGCCCGGGTCACCGGCTCGCTGACCGTCGCGGTAGCGGTGGCCAGCGTCGTCACCAGTACGGTGGCCGACCCGTACGGCCAACGGATCACCCCGGTCGTGGCTGTCGCCGCCATCGGTGGAGCCCTCGCCTACCTGCTGCTGACCGCCGCGCTGGCCACGGTGGCCCTCACCTTGCGGCACGAGCGGCCGTTCGGTGCCACCCTGGTCCACGCGCTGCGGACCAAACTGTTGATGTTCGTCGGCAACGTTCTGGTCGGCCTGGTCGCCGTCGCCATGATCGGTGCCGATCCGCGCTGGCTGTTGCTGTTGCCGCCGGCGCTCTGGCTGTTGCAGCAGACCTACGGACAGCGGCTGCGGGCTCAGGACGAGCAGCGCGCCTGGCAGGAGTTCGCCGAGGTCACCCGGGCGTTGAACAAACTCGACGAGTACGCGGTCGCCCAGGCGGCGGTCAACGGCGGACTGACGTTGTTCGGGGCCGAACGCGTCGAGGTGGACGTCCAGCGCGTCGACGGACGACGCTGGCGTTACGTCGGGGACGCCACCGGAGCGTGGCATCACGCGGAGATCGCGGAAGCCGTGGAACCGACACCGGAACCGGGACCGACCGCCGCCGTCACCGACGACGACAGCGGTTACGACCAGATCCTCGTCCGCCCGCTCTCGGTCGAATCGGCCGAGGTCGGCCAGCTGCGGGTTCATCTACCAGCCGCCGTCGTGCCCGGTCGTCGTGACCGGGACGCCCTCGCCGCGTTCGGTGAGACGCTCGCCGTGGCCCTGCACGACGCCGCCACCCACCGCGAACTTCGCCGACTCACCGCGTGGACGGCGCACCAGTCGATGCACGACCCGGTCACCAAGTTGCTCAACCGGCCGGCGTTGCTGGCCAAGGGGGACACCGCGCTGCATCAGCTCGGCCACGACCATCCGGTGGCGCTGCTGATGCTCGACATCAAGCGGTTCAACGAGGTCAACGACACCCTGGGCACCGCGGCCGGAGACGAACTGCTGCAGTCGGCGGCCGACCGGCTGACCGCCGGACTGCGGCCGGGTGAGCTGCTCGGCCGGCTCGGCAACGATGAGTTCGCCCTGCTGCTGACCTCGTTGACCGCATCTGACGGCGAGCCCGACACCCGGTTGTCGCCGACCGGAACGGCGATGCGGCGGGCGGGTGAGATCGCCGACACGCTGGCAGAGCCGACCGAAGTCGCCGGGGTCCGGATGTCCGTCGAGGGCGCCGTCGGGGTGGTGGTCGCCGGCGCCGGAACCGCCGACATGAACGAGCTGCTGCGCCGGGCCACCATCGCGATGAACCAGGCCAAGGAGATCGGCGGCAGCGTCGCCGGTTACGACAGTGCCAAGGACGCCGCGAGTACCGACCAACTCGCCCTGCTGGCCGAGCTGCGCACCGCCCTGGACGTCGACGACCAGCTGGAACTCGCCCTGCAGCCCGCCGTCGACCTGACCACCGGCGCGCCGACCGGGGTCGAAGCGTTGATCCGTTGGCGTCATCCCCGTCGTGGCCGGCTGACCCCGATCGACTTCGTCCGGGCCGTCGAGAGCAGCGACCTGCTCGGCCCGTTCACGCGGTACGTGGTCGACCGGGCGCTGTCCGCGGCCGCGGAATGGGCCGAGCACGGTATCGAAGTGCCGATCTCGGTCAACGTGTCCGCGCGTAGCCTGCTTGATCCGCAGCTGCCGGCCGAGATCGGTGAGCTGCTGCGCCAGCATGCCGTACCAGCGCATCGTCTGGTGCTGGAGATCACCGAGACGGTGGTGATGAGCGAGCTCGAGGTCATCGACGAGGTGCTGGCCCGGCTGCGCGAGATGGGCGTGCAGCTGGCGGTCGACGACTTCGGCACCGGCTTCTCCTCACTGGCGTTCCTGACCCGGGTCACCGTCGACGAACTCAAGGTCGACCGGTCCTTCGTGGTCCGGATGGCGGACTCACCCCGGGACGCCGCTATCGTGCGGCACACCGTCTACCTCGGCCGGGAGATGGGCCTACGGGTGGTCGCCGAAGGTGTCGAGACCGCCGAACAACGCGCGACGCTGGCCGCGCTCGGCTGCGCCGCCGCGCAGGGATACCACTTCTTCAAAC